From Calderihabitans maritimus, a single genomic window includes:
- a CDS encoding phosphoribosyl-ATP pyrophosphohydrolase, translating into MYNKLVRDRIPEIIEKDGKKPVISRIRDKKTLKEMLVSKLKEEVEEYCLSLELTELADILEVIRALVHNIHNIKFSDVEKLREEKERERGGFNEGIILEKVVDD; encoded by the coding sequence GTGTATAACAAGTTAGTTAGGGACAGGATACCTGAGATTATAGAAAAAGACGGTAAAAAACCGGTAATTTCTAGAATACGGGACAAAAAAACGCTGAAAGAGATGTTAGTTTCTAAATTAAAAGAGGAAGTTGAGGAATACTGTTTATCCTTAGAGCTTACGGAATTAGCTGATATTTTGGAAGTTATCCGTGCTTTGGTACATAATATACATAATATTAAATTTTCAGATGTAGAGAAGCTGAGGGAAGAAAAAGAAAGGGAACGCGGTGGATTTAACGAAGGGATAATTCTGGAAAAGGTGGTTGATGATTGA
- a CDS encoding HIT family protein: MDSCIFCSEPETEIVAENDLARAFYDKYPVNEGHVLIVPKRHVETLFEATLEELDAINRLLFKVKDKLDKKFNPDGYNVGVNVGRAAGQTIFHLHYHVIPRYLGDVKDPRGGIRKIKKSVIPYLAEGEEN, encoded by the coding sequence TTGGATAGTTGTATTTTTTGTAGTGAGCCCGAAACGGAAATTGTTGCTGAAAACGATTTAGCGAGGGCTTTTTATGACAAATACCCTGTAAATGAAGGACATGTTTTAATTGTCCCTAAGCGGCATGTTGAAACGCTTTTCGAAGCCACCCTAGAAGAACTAGACGCAATTAATCGCTTGTTGTTTAAAGTTAAAGATAAACTTGATAAAAAGTTTAACCCTGATGGATATAATGTTGGGGTGAATGTGGGCAGGGCTGCCGGGCAAACAATCTTCCATCTTCACTACCATGTCATACCACGGTATCTCGGTGACGTTAAAGACCCTAGAGGAGGAATCCGAAAAATTAAAAAGAGCGTTATACCCTATTTGGCCGAGGGGGAAGAAAATTGA